A genome region from Carya illinoinensis cultivar Pawnee chromosome 2, C.illinoinensisPawnee_v1, whole genome shotgun sequence includes the following:
- the LOC122300349 gene encoding flowering time control protein FCA-like isoform X6: MDGVGGGGFRPLSGAGGGFGANNHQAPLLSGQKRGFPFSDRGGSSPEHFDGGSFAKLFVGSVPRTATEEDIRPLFELHGNVVEVALIKDKRTGLQQGCCFIKYATSEEADRAIRALHNQHTLPGGAGPIQVRYADGERERLGAVEYKLFVGSLNKHATEKEVEEIFSKYGRVEDVYLMRDNMKQSRGCGFVKYSHRDMAVAAINALNGIYTMRGCDQPLTVRFADPKRPRPGDSRGVPAFGGPGVGPRFQPPGARAGKNFGDPMGDRIPPNAWHPISPPNLRPPSNADIRGFGGQLLPRSSDMAVPLNPAGLLSGIDGVADGSHLGQAVTSQQSFNQSMPQLQPVSQQISPFQKPVQSPQHLPPSIQYHPQTPASYAQMQMPRASLQQLGQPQLPHSAGQTPFSQALPSQQLLGLGGQLSVSQPQVHQTASSAGVLPTPLDINLKPHSVSIVPNQLRPPASMSQQLLPPLQQPPSQLAQMLSQQTQTLQASFQSSQQAFSQLQQQLQLMQPSNQGLTSQQSSQAIKPQTQWAGVVPQIVASTLATTAPATDVPSSKSAAPAVPLLTQAVAPVKCNWTEHTSPDGYKYYHNGVTGESRWEKPEELALLEQKHHQKPQVQQPQSQSIPHVPSAQQVRQTQQLQMQAQLQTQLHQQQQQQQQLQQPTLSSLDPGYTQLQVVAGSVSDPTRFQQASQEWMWKNKPAGT; encoded by the exons ATGGACGGCGTCGGGGGAGGAGGTTTCAGGCCACTGAGCGGCGCTGGTGGAGGTTTCGGTGCAAATAATCATCAAGCTCCGCTGCTTTCGGGTCAGAAGCGAGGGTTCCCTTTCTCTGACCGCGGAGGCTCGTCACCAG AGCATTTTGATGGTGGCAGTTTTGCCAAGCTTTTTGTTGGATCTGTTCCAAGGACAGCCACTGAGGAAGAT ATTCGCCCTTTGTTTGAACTACATGGAAATGTTGTAGAGGTTGCTCTGATCAAAGATAAGAGAACAGGACTACAACAAG GCTgttgttttataaaatatgccaCCTCAGAAGAAGCTGATAGGGCCATAAGAGCATTGCACAATCAACATACTCTTCCCGGG GGAGCGGGTCCTATACAAGTCAGATATGCTGATGGAGAACGAGAACGCCTTG GTGCTGTTGAGTACAAATTGTTTGTCGGCTCGCTGAACAAACATGCTACGGAAAAGGAAGTTGAGGAA ATTTTTTCCAAGTATGGCAGAGTAGAAGATGTTTACCTCATGCGTGATAATATGAAGCAGAGTCGTG gatGTGGTTTTGTTAAATACTCTCACAGAGACATGGCAGTGGCAGCAATAAATGCTCTTAACGGAATCTATACAATGAGA GGTTGTGATCAACCATTGACGGTCCGATTTGCTGATCCTAAGAGACCCAGGCCTGGAGATTCAAG gGGTGTCCCTGCGTTTGGAGGTCCAGGTGTAGGTCCTCGTTTTCAGCCACCAGGGGCTAG AGCAGGAAAGAATTTTGGTGACCCTATGGGTGATAGAATTCCACCCAATGCTTGGCATCCAATCAGTCCACCTAATTTAAGGCCACCCTCCAATGCAGACATTCGCGGCTTTGGGGGCCAGTTGCTTCCTAGGTCTAGTGACATGGCAGTGCCTTTGAATCCG GCTGGTCTTTTGAGTGGGATTGATGGCGTTGCTGATGGTTCCCATTTGGGACAGGCAGTTACATCGCAACAG AGTTTTAACCAGTCAATGCCACAACTTCAACCTGTCAGCCAGCAAATATCACCATTCCAGAAACCCGTTCAGTCACCTCAGCACTTGCCACCTTCCATTCAATATCACCCTCAAACTCCAGCATCCTACGCACAAATGCAGATGCCCCGTGCATCACTACAGCAGCTTGGTCAGCCACAGCTTCCTCATTCTGCTGGTCAAACACCCTTTAGTCAAGCACTACCATCTCAACagttgcttggtttgggtgGACAGCTGTCTGTTTCTCAACCTCAGGTTCACCAGACTGCCTCATCTGCTGGAGTCCTACCAACCCCTCTGGATATTAACCTAAAACCTCATTCTGTATCTATCGTTCCCAACCAACTGCGGCCTCCTGCTTCTATGTCACAGCAACTGCTCCCACCTCTTCAGCAGCCGCCTTCTCAATTAGCTCAGATGCTGTCACAACAGACACAAACTCTGCAGGCAAGCTTTCAGTCGTCTCAGCAAGCATTCTCCCAACTGCAACAACAGTTGCAGCTGATGCAGCCATCAAATCAAGGTTTAACGTCACAGCAGAGTTCTCAGGCAATTAAACCACAG ACTCAATGGGCTGGGGTTGTACCACAGATAGTTGCCAGTACCCTTGCTACTACTGCACCAGCTACTGATGTGCCTTCATCCAAATCTGCTGCTCCTGCTGTACCTTTACTTACCCAGGCTGTGGCTCCTGTAAAATGCAACTGGACAGAGCACACCTCTCCTGATGGATACAAGTACTATCATAATGGTGTAACTGGCGAAAGCCGG TGGGAGAAACCTGAAGAGTTGGCATTATTAGAACAGAAGCATCATCAAAAACCACAAGTTCAGCAGCCTCAATCCCAGTCTATCCCTCACGTTCCATCTGCCCAGCAAGTTCGACAAACGCAGCAGTTGCAGATGCAAGCTCAGCTTCAAACACAGCTCcaccagcagcagcagcagcagcagcagttaCAGCAGCCTACTCTGTCATCATTG GATCCTGGTTATACACAATTACAGGTTGTAGCTGGTTCAGTGAGTGACCCTACACGCTTCCAACAG GCTTCTCAGGAGTGGATGTGGAAGAATAAGCCAGCAG GAACTTGA